Proteins from a single region of Sphingomonas swuensis:
- a CDS encoding thiazole synthase, which yields MASLPVTTSAAPTDSDSWTVAGRTFSSRLIVGTGKYKDLEQNAAAVAASGAEIVTVAVRRVNLTDPKAPKLTDYIDPKVTTFLPNTAGCFTAEAAIRTLRLAREAGDWKLVKLEVLAEAKTLYPDMIETVRATELLTKEGFEVMVYCTDDPIMARRCEDAGAVAIMPLGAPIGSGLGVQNPVTIRLIVEGAKVPVLVDAGVGTASDAAFAMELGCDGVLMNTAIAEAKDPILMARAMKAAVESGRLAYRAGRMPKRMYADPSSPLAGLI from the coding sequence ATGGCAAGTCTTCCAGTCACAACCTCCGCCGCGCCCACCGATTCCGACAGCTGGACCGTTGCCGGCCGGACCTTCTCTTCACGGCTGATCGTCGGGACGGGCAAGTACAAGGACCTCGAGCAGAATGCGGCGGCGGTGGCGGCGAGCGGGGCGGAGATCGTCACGGTCGCGGTGCGGCGGGTGAACCTGACCGATCCCAAGGCGCCCAAGCTGACCGACTATATCGACCCCAAGGTCACGACCTTCCTGCCCAACACCGCCGGCTGCTTCACCGCCGAGGCGGCAATCCGCACCCTGCGCCTGGCGCGCGAAGCGGGGGACTGGAAGCTCGTCAAGCTGGAAGTGCTGGCCGAGGCGAAGACGCTCTATCCCGACATGATCGAGACGGTGCGGGCGACCGAGCTCCTGACAAAGGAGGGGTTCGAGGTGATGGTCTATTGCACCGACGATCCGATCATGGCGCGGCGCTGCGAGGATGCGGGCGCGGTGGCGATCATGCCGCTCGGCGCGCCGATCGGCTCGGGCCTCGGCGTGCAGAATCCGGTGACCATCCGGCTGATCGTCGAGGGCGCCAAGGTGCCGGTGCTGGTCGACGCGGGCGTCGGCACGGCGAGCGACGCGGCCTTTGCGATGGAACTCGGCTGCGACGGCGTGCTGATGAACACCGCGATCGCCGAGGCCAAGGACCCGATCCTGATGGCGCGCGCGATGAAGGCGGCGGTCGAGTCCGGCCGGCTCGCCTATCGCGCGGGGCGGATGCCGAAGCGCATGTATGCCGATCCGAGCAGCCCGCTGGCTGGGCTGATCTAG
- the aroQ gene encoding type II 3-dehydroquinate dehydratase, which produces MRKVLILNGPNLNRLGTREPEVYGRDSLDDIAAMLHEAAALLGLDIDLRQSNHEGHLIDWLHEAADTDAAAVILNAGGLTHTSVALRDAIAAVPTPVIEVHLSNPASREPFRHKSLISGVCVGSISGFGARSYLLALDAAARL; this is translated from the coding sequence ATGCGCAAGGTCCTTATCCTCAACGGCCCCAACCTCAACCGGCTCGGCACCCGCGAGCCCGAGGTCTATGGCCGCGACAGCCTCGACGACATCGCCGCCATGCTCCACGAGGCGGCCGCTCTGCTCGGGCTCGACATCGACCTCCGCCAGTCCAACCACGAGGGCCACCTCATCGACTGGCTCCACGAGGCGGCCGACACCGACGCGGCGGCGGTGATCCTCAATGCCGGCGGTCTCACCCACACCTCGGTCGCGCTACGCGACGCGATCGCCGCCGTTCCGACGCCGGTGATTGAGGTCCACCTCAGCAATCCGGCCTCGCGCGAGCCCTTCCGGCACAAGAGCCTGATTTCGGGCGTTTGTGTCGGCTCCATCAGTGGCTTCGGCGCCCGTTCCTACCTGCTTGCACTGGACGCCGCCGCCCGGCTCTGA
- the accB gene encoding acetyl-CoA carboxylase biotin carboxyl carrier protein, whose translation MSDEQKQMRIDGALVRELAELLSANELSEIEVEDGDRKIRVRRELTVAAAPVQHIVAAPTAAQNVVQASAGASGGEAPAAAPEPSGEIVRSPMVGTCYLAAEPGAKPFSVVGDTVKEGDTLLIVEAMKVMNPITAPRGGRIAQLMVSNAQPVEFDQPLVVIE comes from the coding sequence ATGTCCGACGAACAAAAGCAGATGCGCATCGATGGCGCCTTGGTCCGCGAACTTGCCGAGCTGCTCAGTGCCAACGAGCTGTCCGAGATCGAAGTCGAGGACGGCGATCGCAAGATCCGCGTCCGCCGCGAGCTGACCGTCGCCGCCGCGCCCGTGCAGCATATTGTCGCGGCGCCGACTGCAGCCCAGAACGTCGTCCAGGCCTCGGCCGGGGCCTCGGGCGGTGAAGCCCCTGCCGCGGCGCCCGAGCCGAGCGGGGAGATCGTCCGCTCGCCCATGGTCGGCACCTGCTATCTCGCCGCCGAGCCGGGCGCCAAGCCCTTCTCGGTCGTTGGCGACACGGTCAAGGAAGGCGACACGCTGCTGATCGTCGAGGCGATGAAGGTGATGAACCCGATCACCGCGCCGCGCGGCGGCCGGATCGCCCAGCTGATGGTCTCGAACGCCCAGCCGGTCGAGTTCGACCAGCCGCTGGTGGTCATCGAGTAG
- the accC gene encoding acetyl-CoA carboxylase biotin carboxylase subunit: MAKINKLLIANRGEIALRILRAAKELGIRTVAVHSTADADAMHVRLADEAVCIGPPQARDSYLNIPNIISAAEIVHADAIHPGYGFLSENAQFAEIVELHNIIWVGPKPEHIRVMGDKVEAKRTAAALGLPLVPGSPGPISDLDEAKAIADEIGYPVLIKAASGGGGRGMKVVPEPDQLETLMAQASSEANAAFGDPTVYMEKYLGDPRHIEFQVFGDGDGQAVHLGERDCSIQRRHQKVIEEAPSPVISAAQRAEMGERVRKAMADMGYRGAGTIEFLYENGEFYFIEMNTRLQVEHPVTEMITGLDLVAEQLRIAEGRGLSVTQDEVRLSGHSIECRINAEDAETFAPSPGLVKNYVAPGGLQTRVDSGLYSGYKVPPYYDSMIGKLIVWGKDRDEAICRLRRALEEFIVDGPKTNIPLHQRILKEDAFKSGDYTIKWLERWLEEQRAG; this comes from the coding sequence ATGGCCAAGATCAACAAGCTGCTGATCGCCAATCGCGGCGAGATCGCGCTGCGCATTCTTCGCGCCGCCAAGGAGCTCGGGATCCGCACCGTCGCGGTCCACTCCACCGCCGACGCCGATGCGATGCACGTCCGTCTGGCCGACGAAGCGGTCTGCATCGGACCGCCCCAGGCGCGCGACAGCTACCTCAACATCCCGAACATCATCTCGGCCGCCGAGATCGTCCACGCCGACGCGATCCACCCGGGCTACGGCTTCCTCTCCGAGAACGCCCAGTTCGCCGAGATCGTCGAGCTCCACAACATCATCTGGGTCGGGCCCAAGCCCGAGCACATCCGGGTGATGGGTGACAAGGTCGAGGCCAAGCGCACCGCCGCTGCCCTCGGCCTGCCCCTGGTCCCGGGTTCGCCCGGCCCGATCTCGGACCTCGACGAAGCCAAGGCAATCGCCGACGAGATTGGCTATCCGGTGCTGATCAAGGCTGCCTCGGGCGGCGGCGGTCGCGGCATGAAGGTCGTGCCCGAGCCCGACCAGCTCGAGACTCTGATGGCGCAGGCCTCGTCGGAAGCGAACGCCGCCTTCGGCGATCCGACCGTCTACATGGAAAAGTATCTCGGCGACCCGAGGCACATCGAGTTCCAGGTGTTCGGCGACGGCGACGGCCAGGCCGTTCACCTCGGCGAGCGCGATTGCTCGATCCAGCGCCGCCACCAGAAGGTCATCGAGGAAGCGCCCTCGCCGGTCATCTCCGCCGCCCAGCGCGCCGAGATGGGCGAGCGAGTCCGCAAGGCGATGGCCGACATGGGCTATCGCGGCGCCGGCACCATCGAGTTCCTCTACGAGAATGGCGAATTCTACTTCATCGAGATGAACACCCGGCTCCAGGTCGAGCATCCGGTGACTGAGATGATCACCGGCCTCGACCTCGTCGCCGAGCAGCTCCGCATCGCCGAGGGCCGCGGGCTCAGCGTCACGCAGGACGAGGTCCGACTCTCGGGCCATTCGATCGAGTGCCGGATCAACGCCGAGGACGCCGAGACCTTCGCCCCCTCCCCCGGCCTGGTGAAGAACTACGTCGCCCCGGGTGGTCTCCAGACCCGCGTCGATAGCGGCCTCTATTCGGGCTATAAGGTGCCGCCCTATTACGACAGCATGATCGGCAAGCTGATCGTCTGGGGCAAGGACCGCGACGAGGCGATCTGCCGCCTCCGCCGGGCGCTCGAGGAATTCATCGTCGACGGGCCCAAGACCAACATCCCGCTTCACCAGCGCATCCTCAAGGAGGACGCGTTCAAGAGCGGCGACTATACGATCAAGTGGCTGGAGCGCTGGCTCGAGGAACAGCGCGCCGGCTGA